One Hydrogenophaga crassostreae genomic region harbors:
- a CDS encoding SDR family oxidoreductase, producing the protein MSYTLDLSGRVALVTGASGGLGEQFAKTLAKAGAAVVLASRRTDRLMALRAEIESLGGDAHVVALDVTDLASIKAAIAHAETEVGPIDILINNSGVSTTQRLQDVTEEDYDFVLNTNTKGAFFVAQEVAKRMLARAKGSAPGSYVGGRIINIASMAGLKVLPQIGIYCMSKAAVVQMTKAMAVEWGRYGINVNAICPGYIDTEINHHHWETEQGQKLIQMLPRKRIGKPSDLDAVLVMLCAAESHFVNGAVIAADDGFGA; encoded by the coding sequence ATGTCTTACACCTTGGATTTGTCGGGTCGCGTGGCTTTGGTTACGGGTGCGTCGGGCGGGCTGGGCGAGCAGTTTGCCAAAACACTGGCCAAAGCGGGCGCAGCGGTGGTGTTGGCCAGTCGCCGCACCGACCGTCTGATGGCCTTGCGCGCCGAGATCGAATCGTTGGGTGGGGATGCCCATGTGGTGGCGCTGGATGTCACCGATCTGGCGTCCATCAAAGCAGCCATTGCCCACGCCGAGACCGAGGTCGGGCCGATTGACATCCTGATCAACAACTCGGGCGTGAGCACCACGCAGCGTCTGCAGGACGTGACCGAAGAAGACTACGACTTTGTCTTGAACACCAATACCAAGGGTGCCTTTTTCGTGGCTCAGGAGGTCGCCAAGCGCATGCTGGCCCGCGCCAAGGGTTCGGCACCGGGCAGTTATGTGGGCGGACGCATCATCAACATCGCTTCAATGGCCGGTCTGAAGGTATTGCCGCAGATCGGCATCTATTGCATGAGCAAGGCGGCTGTGGTGCAAATGACCAAGGCGATGGCTGTGGAGTGGGGTCGCTACGGCATCAACGTGAATGCGATTTGCCCGGGCTACATCGACACCGAAATCAACCACCACCACTGGGAAACCGAGCAGGGCCAGAAGCTGATCCAGATGCTGCCGCGCAAACGCATCGGGAAGCCCTCGGATCTCGACGCTGTGCTGGTGATGCTGTGCGCGGCCGAAAGCCATTTTGTCAATGGCGCGGTGATCGCCGCAGACGATGGATTTGGAGCCTGA
- the betC gene encoding choline-sulfatase: MTAKRPNILFIMADQMAAPILPLHQADSPIRMPHLSALAAAGTVFESAYCNSPLCAPSRFSLVTGQLPSKIGAYDNAADLAADTPTYAHHLRILGYRTALSGKMHFCGPDQLHGYEDRLTSDIYPADYGWSVNWDAPDVRPTWYHNMASVLQAGPSVRSNQLDFDEDVVFRARQYLYDHVRNTPGQPFCLTVSMTHPHDPYTIPAEYFDRYTDEDVQMPRVNIDQDQLDPHSQRVAKVIDIWGQSMPEEAVRQARRAYYGACSYIDDNIGKLVKTLGECGLADDTIIVFSGDHGDMLGERGLWYKMHWFEMSARVPMVVHAPGRFTPGKVGASVSTIDLLPTFVEMAGGQVDTRLALDGRSLMPHLRGEGGHDEVIGEYMGEGTNAPLVMIRRGDFKFIFSEQDPCLLFNVAQDPDELKNLADAPEHAERRNAFLTEVRQRWDLPAIHAQVLASQRRRRLIAEAMTRGRLTSWDHQPMVDASQQYMRNHINLDDLERRARFPVV, from the coding sequence ATGACCGCCAAGCGCCCCAACATTCTCTTCATCATGGCCGACCAGATGGCCGCACCCATCCTGCCGCTGCACCAGGCAGATTCGCCGATCCGGATGCCCCATCTGAGCGCGCTGGCCGCCGCCGGCACCGTGTTCGAATCGGCCTACTGCAACAGCCCGCTCTGCGCTCCCTCGCGCTTCAGCCTGGTCACCGGCCAGCTCCCTTCCAAAATCGGCGCCTATGACAACGCCGCCGATCTTGCCGCCGACACCCCCACCTACGCGCACCACCTGCGCATCCTCGGCTACCGCACCGCCTTGTCCGGCAAGATGCACTTTTGCGGGCCCGACCAGCTGCACGGCTATGAAGACCGGCTCACCAGCGACATCTACCCCGCCGACTACGGCTGGTCGGTCAACTGGGACGCGCCCGATGTGCGTCCCACCTGGTACCACAACATGGCCTCGGTGTTGCAGGCCGGTCCCAGCGTGCGCAGCAACCAGCTCGACTTCGATGAAGACGTGGTGTTCCGCGCCCGCCAATACCTGTACGACCACGTGCGCAACACACCCGGGCAGCCGTTTTGCCTCACGGTGTCGATGACGCACCCACACGACCCGTACACCATCCCGGCCGAGTACTTCGACCGCTACACCGACGAAGACGTGCAGATGCCGCGCGTCAACATCGATCAGGACCAGCTCGATCCGCATTCACAGCGCGTGGCCAAGGTCATCGACATCTGGGGCCAGTCCATGCCCGAAGAAGCCGTGCGCCAGGCTCGCCGCGCCTACTACGGCGCCTGCAGCTACATCGACGACAACATCGGCAAGCTCGTCAAAACGCTGGGCGAATGCGGCCTGGCCGACGACACCATCATCGTGTTCTCCGGCGACCACGGCGACATGCTCGGCGAGCGTGGCCTCTGGTACAAGATGCACTGGTTCGAAATGTCGGCCCGGGTGCCCATGGTCGTGCACGCGCCTGGCCGCTTTACCCCGGGCAAGGTGGGCGCGTCGGTCTCGACCATCGACCTGTTGCCCACTTTCGTCGAAATGGCCGGTGGCCAGGTGGACACCCGGCTCGCGCTCGACGGCCGCTCCCTGATGCCCCACCTCAGGGGTGAAGGCGGACACGACGAAGTGATTGGCGAATACATGGGCGAAGGCACCAATGCGCCGCTGGTGATGATCCGCCGGGGTGATTTCAAGTTCATCTTTTCCGAGCAAGACCCCTGCCTGCTGTTCAACGTGGCCCAAGACCCCGATGAACTCAAGAATCTGGCCGATGCGCCTGAACACGCGGAGCGCCGCAACGCCTTTCTGACCGAGGTCAGGCAGCGCTGGGATTTGCCCGCCATTCATGCGCAGGTCCTGGCCAGCCAGCGCCGCCGCCGCTTGATTGCCGAAGCCATGACCAGGGGCCGACTCACCAGTTGGGACCACCAACCCATGGTCGACGCCAGCCAGCAATACATGCGCAACCACATCAATCTGGACGATTTGGAGCGACGGGCCCGCTTTCCGGTGGTCTGA
- a CDS encoding D-amino acid dehydrogenase, which yields MKSIAVIGGGITGVTTAYALAKRGFQVTLFEQHRYAAMETSFANGGQLSASNAEVWNHTSTILKGLKWMLKSDAPLLVNPKPSWHKMSWFAEFIANIPNYRTNTIETTKLAIAARDHLFAWAEAEGIDFDLKRQGILHIYRDKKGFDHAAEVSKMLALGGLPRRAVTPEEMRAIEPALAGTYFGGFYTESDATGDIHKFTVGLAAAAERLGVKCLYGQDVTDLHSDGAQATVTAHDAEGAHTRTFDGLVVCAGVGSRDFAAQLGDRVNVYPVKGYSITVSLPDAASQQAAPTVSLLDDETKLVTSRLGLDRFRVAGTAEFNGANRDIRADRIRPLTEWVNQCFPGINTRQVVPWAGLRPMLPNMMPRVGAGQRANVFYNTGHGHLGWTLSAVTADMVAEQVHQASRLRSPVAAPGMLTA from the coding sequence ATGAAATCAATCGCCGTCATTGGCGGTGGCATCACCGGTGTCACCACAGCCTACGCACTCGCCAAGCGCGGATTCCAGGTCACCCTGTTTGAACAACATCGTTATGCCGCGATGGAAACCTCGTTCGCCAACGGTGGCCAGCTCTCGGCCTCCAACGCCGAGGTGTGGAACCACACATCCACCATCCTCAAGGGCCTGAAGTGGATGCTGAAGAGCGACGCCCCTTTGCTGGTCAACCCCAAGCCCAGCTGGCACAAGATGTCGTGGTTTGCCGAGTTCATCGCCAACATCCCGAACTACCGCACCAACACCATTGAGACAACCAAGCTCGCGATCGCCGCGCGCGACCACCTCTTCGCCTGGGCCGAGGCCGAGGGCATTGACTTCGATCTGAAGCGCCAGGGCATCCTGCACATCTACCGCGACAAAAAGGGCTTCGACCACGCGGCCGAGGTATCCAAGATGCTCGCTCTCGGCGGCCTGCCCCGCCGCGCGGTCACGCCGGAAGAAATGCGCGCCATCGAGCCCGCTCTGGCTGGCACCTACTTTGGCGGCTTCTATACCGAGAGCGATGCCACCGGCGATATCCACAAGTTCACGGTCGGTCTGGCCGCCGCCGCCGAGCGCCTGGGGGTGAAGTGCCTCTACGGTCAAGATGTGACCGACCTGCACAGCGATGGCGCTCAAGCCACGGTCACCGCCCACGATGCCGAAGGCGCACACACCCGGACCTTCGATGGCCTGGTGGTTTGCGCCGGCGTTGGCAGCCGTGACTTCGCGGCCCAGCTCGGCGACCGCGTCAACGTGTACCCGGTCAAGGGCTATTCCATCACCGTGAGCCTGCCCGACGCCGCCAGCCAGCAAGCCGCCCCCACCGTGAGCCTGCTTGATGACGAAACCAAACTCGTCACCAGCCGCCTGGGTCTGGACCGCTTTCGCGTCGCCGGCACCGCCGAGTTCAATGGCGCCAACCGCGACATCCGCGCCGACCGCATCCGCCCGCTCACCGAGTGGGTCAACCAGTGCTTCCCCGGCATCAACACCCGCCAGGTCGTGCCCTGGGCGGGTTTGCGCCCGATGTTGCCCAACATGATGCCGCGCGTGGGCGCCGGCCAGCGCGCCAATGTGTTCTACAACACCGGCCACGGGCATCTGGGCTGGACGCTGTCGGCCGTCACTGCGGATATGGTGGCCGAGCAGGTGCACCAGGCCAGCCGCCTGCGCTCGCCCGTCGCCGCGCCCGGTATGCTCACTGCCTGA
- the gcvP gene encoding aminomethyl-transferring glycine dehydrogenase yields the protein MTTSSAHALRDLENPSEFIARHIGVSSAEEAHMLSVIGEASRRALIDSIVPRSIARSTGMDLPPVAGEAAALAELKAIAQKNQLLKSFIGQGYYGTHTPGVILRNVLENPAWYTAYTPYQAEISQGRMEALVNFQTMVTDLTGMDIANASMLDEATAAAEAMTLAMRSVKSKGMTFVVAGDAHPQTIEVIQTRAAPLGVTVKLANSAEEWLAALDGDDYFAVLAQYPSTSGRIDDLRADVTKVHGKNAAFVVAADLLALTLLVPPGEFDADIVVGTTQRFGMPMGAGGPHAAYMACRDAFKRSLPGRLVGVSIDAHGQPTYRLALQTREQHIRREKATSNICTAQVLPAVVASMYAVYHGPQGLTRIAQRVASYTAILAKGLEQLGWTATSTSSFDTLTYKCGEQAQPLMAKARGAGVNLRLSWNEYVSISLDETTTREDIALLWNVFAAHGQALPNFVEFENGIEPRIPAALRRTSAFLTHPVFDSHHSETGMLRYIRALSDKDLALDRSMIPLGSCTMKLNATSEMIPITWPEFANVHPFAPADQQLGYAELDEQLRAWLCQATGYAGISLQPNAGSQGEYAGLLAIRAFHASKGESHRNICLIPSSAHGTNPASAQMVGLTVVVTKCDENGNVDMADLKAKCEQHSANLAAAMITYPSTHGVFETTVKELCALVHQHGGRVYVDGANMNALVGVAAPGEFGGDVSHLNLHKTFCIPHGGGGPGVGPVCVVEDLVPFLPGHATSGLKSGVGAVSAAPLGNAAVLPISWMYIRMMGAEGLKHATETAILSANYISKRLKDHYPTLYASANGHVAHECILDLRQLKETSGVMAEDVAKRLMDYGFHAPTLSFPVANTLMVEPTESETLEELDRFIAAMIAIRNEIRQVEAGEWPQDDNPLKNAPHTAASLLTSEWAHPYSREVGAASTSTRANQKYWPPVGRVDNVYGDRNLFCSCVPISELA from the coding sequence ATGACGACGTCCTCCGCCCACGCTCTGCGCGATCTCGAAAATCCTTCCGAATTCATTGCCCGCCACATCGGCGTGAGCAGTGCCGAGGAAGCCCACATGCTGTCCGTGATCGGTGAGGCTTCGCGCCGCGCCCTGATCGACAGCATCGTGCCGCGCTCGATTGCGCGCAGCACGGGCATGGACCTGCCACCGGTTGCGGGGGAGGCGGCGGCGCTGGCAGAGCTCAAGGCCATTGCGCAAAAGAACCAGTTGCTCAAGAGCTTTATCGGCCAGGGCTACTACGGCACCCATACGCCAGGTGTGATCCTGCGCAACGTGCTGGAAAACCCCGCCTGGTACACGGCCTACACGCCCTACCAGGCCGAAATTTCGCAAGGCCGCATGGAGGCCCTGGTGAACTTCCAGACCATGGTGACCGACCTCACCGGCATGGACATCGCCAACGCCTCCATGCTCGACGAAGCCACGGCTGCAGCCGAGGCCATGACGCTGGCGATGCGCTCGGTGAAGTCCAAAGGCATGACCTTCGTGGTGGCCGGCGACGCCCACCCGCAAACCATCGAGGTCATCCAGACCCGCGCGGCGCCACTGGGCGTCACGGTCAAGCTGGCCAACTCGGCAGAAGAGTGGCTCGCCGCCCTGGACGGTGACGACTACTTCGCCGTGCTGGCGCAGTACCCCAGCACCAGCGGCCGCATTGACGATCTGCGCGCCGATGTGACCAAAGTGCATGGCAAAAACGCCGCCTTCGTCGTGGCCGCCGATCTGCTCGCGCTGACCCTGCTCGTGCCCCCGGGTGAATTCGATGCCGACATCGTGGTCGGCACCACCCAGCGTTTCGGCATGCCCATGGGTGCGGGTGGCCCACACGCTGCCTACATGGCCTGCCGCGATGCCTTCAAGCGCTCATTGCCCGGCCGCCTGGTGGGGGTGAGCATCGACGCCCACGGCCAGCCCACCTACCGCCTGGCGCTGCAAACGCGCGAGCAACACATCCGCCGCGAAAAGGCCACGTCGAACATCTGCACGGCGCAGGTTTTGCCCGCCGTGGTCGCCAGCATGTACGCCGTGTACCACGGCCCCCAGGGCCTGACCCGCATCGCACAGCGCGTGGCCTCATACACCGCCATCCTGGCCAAAGGCCTGGAGCAATTGGGCTGGACCGCCACGTCCACCTCGTCTTTCGACACCCTGACCTACAAGTGTGGCGAGCAGGCCCAGCCTCTGATGGCCAAGGCGCGCGGTGCCGGCGTCAACCTGCGTCTGTCCTGGAACGAATACGTCAGCATCTCGCTCGACGAAACCACCACCCGCGAAGACATCGCCTTGTTGTGGAACGTGTTCGCCGCCCACGGCCAGGCCCTGCCCAACTTCGTGGAATTTGAAAACGGCATCGAGCCGCGCATTCCTGCCGCCCTGCGGCGCACCAGCGCCTTCCTGACGCACCCGGTTTTCGACAGCCACCACTCCGAAACCGGCATGCTGCGCTACATCCGCGCGCTGAGCGACAAAGACCTCGCGCTCGACCGCAGCATGATCCCGCTGGGCAGCTGCACCATGAAGCTCAACGCCACCAGCGAGATGATCCCCATCACCTGGCCCGAGTTCGCCAACGTGCATCCGTTTGCGCCCGCCGATCAGCAGTTGGGCTACGCCGAGCTCGACGAGCAATTGCGCGCCTGGCTCTGCCAGGCCACGGGTTACGCGGGCATCAGCCTGCAGCCCAACGCAGGCTCACAGGGTGAATACGCCGGCCTGCTGGCCATCCGCGCCTTCCACGCATCCAAAGGCGAAAGCCACCGCAACATCTGCCTGATCCCCTCCAGCGCCCACGGCACCAACCCTGCCAGCGCCCAGATGGTGGGCCTGACCGTGGTGGTGACCAAGTGCGACGAGAACGGCAACGTGGACATGGCCGACCTGAAGGCCAAGTGCGAACAGCACAGCGCCAACCTCGCCGCCGCGATGATCACCTACCCGTCCACCCATGGCGTGTTCGAGACCACGGTCAAAGAACTGTGTGCCCTGGTGCATCAGCACGGCGGCCGTGTGTATGTGGACGGCGCCAACATGAATGCGCTGGTGGGCGTGGCCGCACCGGGCGAATTCGGCGGCGATGTGAGCCACCTCAACCTGCACAAAACCTTCTGCATCCCCCACGGCGGTGGCGGCCCCGGCGTGGGCCCGGTGTGTGTGGTGGAAGACCTTGTGCCTTTCCTGCCCGGTCATGCAACCAGCGGTTTGAAAAGCGGCGTGGGCGCGGTGAGCGCAGCGCCCTTGGGCAATGCCGCCGTGTTGCCCATCAGCTGGATGTACATCCGCATGATGGGCGCCGAGGGCTTGAAGCACGCCACGGAGACGGCCATCCTGAGCGCCAACTACATCAGCAAGCGCCTCAAAGACCACTACCCCACACTGTACGCATCGGCCAACGGCCACGTCGCCCACGAGTGCATTCTCGACCTGCGCCAGTTAAAGGAAACCAGCGGCGTGATGGCCGAAGACGTGGCCAAGCGGCTGATGGACTACGGTTTCCATGCGCCCACGCTGAGCTTCCCCGTGGCCAACACCTTGATGGTCGAGCCCACCGAAAGCGAAACACTGGAAGAGCTGGACCGCTTCATAGCCGCCATGATCGCGATCCGCAACGAAATCCGCCAGGTCGAAGCGGGCGAATGGCCGCAAGACGACAACCCGCTGAAAAACGCGCCGCACACCGCCGCGAGCCTGCTGACCAGTGAATGGGCCCACCCCTATTCGCGCGAAGTCGGCGCGGCCAGCACGTCCACCCGGGCCAACCAGAAGTACTGGCCACCCGTGGGCCGTGTCGACAACGTGTATGGCGACCGCAACCTGTTCTGCAGCTGCGTGCCGATCAGCGAACTGGCTTGA
- the gcvH gene encoding glycine cleavage system protein GcvH yields the protein MTTKYTEDHEWITVDGDIATVGITVHAQDALGDVVFVDLPEVGKSFEQKDIAGVVESVKAAADVYMPISGEITEVNEALRADPSLANSDPMNAGWFFKVKLSAPAQVDALLDETAYAAFAA from the coding sequence ATGACCACCAAGTACACCGAAGACCACGAATGGATCACCGTGGACGGCGACATCGCCACCGTGGGCATCACCGTCCACGCGCAAGACGCTTTGGGCGATGTGGTGTTTGTTGATTTGCCCGAAGTGGGCAAGTCGTTTGAACAAAAAGACATCGCTGGCGTGGTCGAGTCCGTGAAGGCAGCGGCCGACGTATACATGCCCATCAGCGGCGAGATCACCGAAGTCAACGAAGCCCTGCGCGCCGATCCTTCCCTGGCCAACAGCGATCCGATGAACGCAGGCTGGTTCTTCAAAGTCAAGCTGTCGGCGCCTGCGCAGGTCGATGCCTTGCTCGACGAAACCGCATACGCCGCATTCGCGGCCTGA
- a CDS encoding electron transfer flavoprotein-ubiquinone oxidoreductase, protein MSPQDILSTYGPREAMEYDVVVVGGGPAGLSTAIRLKQLAAEKGSEINVCVLEKGSEPGAHILSGAVMDPKAFTELFPNWKELGAPLNQPVTGDDLLILSESGAKRTPDFLMPRNFDNHGCYVISLGAVTKWMGEQAEALGVEIFPGFTGAEVLYNDDGSVKGVATGNQGVGKDGEPMDSFQIGMELHAKYTVFAEGARGHLGKQLIAKYKLDQGTDAQTFAIGIKELWEVPADKAKPGLVVHTAGWPLNDDAFGGGFLYHLEGNKVTLGYVIGLDYENPWMSPFEEMQRWKTHPSIKAHIEGGKRISYGARALNNGTPQALPKLVFPGGAMVGCNAGFLNAARIKGSHAAIKSGMLCAEAAFEAVAAGRQGDELAAFTEGFKKSWLFDELWTYRNFKNWFKKSPLMGKLMTGVEHWFLPKVGVATPPWTLHNTVKDHTKLRPAAEMPQISYPKPDGKLTFDRLSSVFVSNTNHEEQQPAHLTLKDASVPVNINLAKYAGPESRYCPAGVYEFVKTDDGKDRLQINAQNCVHCKTCDIKDPTQNIVWVTPEGGGGPNYAGM, encoded by the coding sequence ATGAGCCCTCAAGACATCCTCAGCACCTACGGCCCCCGCGAAGCCATGGAATACGACGTGGTGGTCGTCGGCGGCGGTCCCGCAGGCCTCTCCACCGCCATCCGCTTGAAGCAGCTCGCGGCAGAAAAGGGCAGCGAGATCAATGTGTGCGTCCTGGAAAAGGGCTCCGAGCCGGGTGCCCACATCCTGAGCGGCGCCGTGATGGACCCCAAGGCTTTTACCGAGTTGTTTCCCAACTGGAAAGAACTCGGCGCGCCGCTGAACCAACCCGTCACCGGTGACGATCTGTTGATCTTGAGCGAATCCGGCGCCAAGCGCACGCCAGACTTCCTGATGCCGCGCAACTTTGACAACCACGGTTGTTATGTCATCAGTCTGGGCGCCGTCACCAAATGGATGGGCGAACAGGCTGAAGCGCTGGGCGTTGAAATCTTCCCCGGCTTCACCGGCGCCGAAGTGCTCTACAACGACGACGGTTCGGTCAAAGGCGTGGCCACCGGCAATCAGGGCGTGGGCAAGGACGGCGAGCCCATGGACAGCTTCCAGATTGGCATGGAGCTGCACGCGAAATACACGGTGTTCGCCGAGGGCGCGCGCGGCCATCTAGGCAAGCAGCTCATTGCGAAGTACAAGCTCGACCAAGGCACCGATGCGCAAACCTTCGCCATCGGCATCAAGGAACTGTGGGAAGTGCCGGCCGACAAGGCCAAGCCAGGCCTGGTCGTGCACACCGCTGGCTGGCCATTGAACGACGACGCTTTTGGTGGCGGTTTCCTGTACCACCTGGAAGGCAACAAGGTCACGCTGGGTTACGTCATCGGGCTGGACTATGAAAACCCCTGGATGTCGCCTTTTGAAGAAATGCAGCGCTGGAAAACCCATCCTTCCATCAAGGCCCACATCGAAGGCGGCAAGCGCATCTCTTATGGCGCACGCGCCCTGAACAACGGCACGCCACAAGCCCTGCCCAAACTCGTGTTCCCCGGCGGTGCCATGGTCGGTTGCAACGCAGGCTTCCTGAACGCAGCCCGCATCAAGGGCAGCCATGCGGCCATCAAGAGCGGCATGCTCTGCGCCGAAGCCGCGTTTGAAGCCGTCGCTGCCGGCCGCCAGGGCGACGAACTTGCGGCCTTCACCGAAGGCTTCAAAAAGAGCTGGCTGTTTGATGAACTCTGGACCTACCGCAACTTCAAGAACTGGTTCAAGAAGAGTCCACTCATGGGCAAACTGATGACCGGTGTGGAGCACTGGTTCCTGCCCAAAGTGGGCGTGGCCACCCCACCCTGGACACTGCACAACACCGTCAAGGACCACACCAAGCTGCGTCCCGCAGCCGAGATGCCCCAGATCAGCTACCCCAAGCCCGACGGCAAGCTGACCTTCGACCGTCTTTCCAGCGTGTTCGTCTCCAACACCAACCACGAAGAGCAGCAGCCAGCCCACCTGACGCTGAAAGACGCCAGCGTGCCGGTCAACATCAACCTGGCCAAATACGCAGGCCCTGAGAGCCGCTACTGTCCGGCCGGCGTCTACGAGTTCGTGAAAACCGACGACGGCAAAGACCGCCTTCAGATCAACGCACAGAACTGCGTGCACTGCAAGACCTGCGACATCAAGGATCCGACGCAAAACATCGTCTGGGTCACCCCTGAGGGCGGCGGCGGTCCGAACTACGCAGGCATGTGA
- the gcvT gene encoding glycine cleavage system aminomethyltransferase GcvT, translating into MSDTSELLHTPLHALHLELGARMVPFAGYSMPVQYPMGLMQEHLHTRNAAGLFDVSHMGQLRLVGEDAAAAFETLMPVDVVGLGINKQRYGLLLNEEGGIIDDLMFVNRGEDIFVIVNGACKHSDLAHIKASIGSLCHIDAQFDRALLALQGPQAVTALQRLLPGVENSVFMTGAAFEWAGGDLYVTRSGYTGEDGFEISLPANIATDFARALLAQPEVKPVGLGARNSLRLEAGLCLYGQDIDTTTTPVQAGLNWAMQKVRRTGGARAGGFPGAERVLAQLDGTDPLMKKRVGLIAQERIPVREHVELQSLDGTVIGEVTSGLLGPNIDKPVAMGYVSPEHATMGTRINAIVRGKTVPMEISAMPFVPNRYFRG; encoded by the coding sequence ATGTCCGACACCTCCGAACTGCTCCACACACCCCTGCACGCCCTGCACCTCGAACTCGGTGCCCGAATGGTGCCCTTCGCCGGCTACAGCATGCCGGTGCAATACCCCATGGGCCTGATGCAGGAACACCTGCACACCCGCAACGCTGCCGGCCTGTTTGATGTTTCCCACATGGGCCAGTTGCGCCTCGTCGGCGAAGACGCTGCCGCCGCATTCGAAACCCTGATGCCGGTGGATGTGGTCGGCCTGGGTATCAACAAGCAGCGATACGGCCTGCTGCTCAACGAAGAGGGCGGCATCATCGACGACCTGATGTTCGTCAACCGGGGTGAGGATATTTTTGTCATCGTCAACGGCGCCTGCAAACACAGCGATCTGGCCCACATCAAGGCCAGCATCGGCAGCCTGTGCCACATCGACGCCCAATTTGATCGCGCCCTGCTTGCGCTGCAGGGCCCACAAGCCGTGACCGCCTTGCAGCGCCTCTTGCCCGGCGTTGAAAATTCCGTCTTCATGACCGGCGCGGCCTTCGAATGGGCCGGCGGCGACCTTTACGTCACCCGCAGTGGCTACACCGGTGAAGACGGTTTCGAAATCTCCCTGCCCGCCAACATCGCCACCGATTTCGCCCGTGCCTTGCTGGCCCAGCCCGAAGTCAAACCCGTGGGCCTGGGCGCGCGCAACTCGCTGCGCCTGGAAGCGGGCCTGTGCCTGTATGGCCAGGACATCGATACCACCACCACGCCCGTGCAGGCCGGCCTCAACTGGGCCATGCAAAAGGTGCGCCGCACTGGCGGCGCGCGCGCCGGCGGATTCCCTGGCGCCGAGCGCGTGCTGGCGCAGCTCGATGGCACCGATCCCCTGATGAAGAAACGCGTGGGCCTGATCGCGCAGGAGCGCATCCCCGTGCGCGAACACGTCGAGCTGCAATCGCTGGACGGCACCGTCATCGGCGAAGTGACCAGCGGCCTGCTCGGCCCCAACATCGACAAGCCGGTGGCCATGGGCTATGTAAGCCCCGAGCACGCCACCATGGGCACCCGCATCAACGCCATCGTGCGAGGCAAAACTGTGCCCATGGAAATCAGCGCCATGCCATTCGTGCCCAACCGCTATTTCCGAGGCTGA
- a CDS encoding GNAT family N-acetyltransferase, which produces MQIRPALAGDASSISALMLGEARHITLQPDGQGAESILDSMREPAVAANVASDRFAYWVAVQDSRVQGVISLRDGSHLYQMFVPSDLHGQGIGRQLWQHLLTTLADKPHTEAITVKASTGAVPVYQRFGFAATGVRTESNGVAYVPMIFNFSTSTQQEP; this is translated from the coding sequence GTGCAGATTCGCCCTGCGCTGGCCGGCGACGCTTCAAGCATCAGTGCCCTGATGCTGGGTGAAGCGCGCCACATCACGCTGCAGCCTGACGGCCAGGGCGCTGAATCGATCCTGGATTCCATGCGCGAGCCCGCTGTCGCCGCCAATGTGGCATCGGACAGGTTCGCCTATTGGGTCGCCGTGCAAGACAGTCGGGTGCAAGGGGTCATCAGCCTGCGAGATGGCAGCCACCTCTATCAGATGTTCGTGCCTTCAGACCTGCACGGACAGGGCATTGGCCGACAGCTCTGGCAACACCTGCTCACCACGCTGGCCGACAAGCCACACACAGAGGCCATCACGGTCAAGGCCAGCACCGGCGCCGTTCCGGTTTACCAGCGCTTCGGCTTTGCCGCGACCGGTGTTCGCACCGAATCGAATGGCGTCGCCTACGTGCCGATGATTTTCAATTTTTCCACTTCCACACAACAGGAGCCCTGA
- a CDS encoding nucleoside/nucleotide kinase family protein has product MSVAAKHPATPLSPDIQERLAMLASGPRRLLGIVGPPGSGKSTLAAALAEHLGPRAQAVPMDGFHLAQVELERLGRAQRKGAPDTFDAAGYAALLGRLRAQADGEVVYAPDFRRAIEEPVAGALPVFPETPLVITEGNYLLLDEPAWRAAAAHLDEVWYLQVETGLRLERLAQRHQQFGRSRAEALAWIAQTDEPNARRIEACRTRAHRQLVWDTAHGGYALMR; this is encoded by the coding sequence ATGTCAGTCGCCGCCAAACACCCCGCAACCCCGCTCAGTCCCGATATCCAGGAGCGACTGGCAATGCTCGCCAGCGGCCCGCGCCGCCTGCTGGGCATCGTCGGCCCACCAGGCTCGGGCAAATCCACCCTGGCCGCCGCACTTGCCGAACACCTCGGCCCGCGCGCCCAGGCGGTACCCATGGACGGCTTTCACCTCGCCCAGGTTGAGCTCGAGAGGCTGGGGCGTGCCCAGCGCAAAGGCGCGCCCGACACCTTCGACGCCGCCGGTTATGCCGCCCTGCTCGGGCGCCTGCGCGCCCAGGCCGATGGCGAAGTGGTCTACGCGCCCGATTTCCGACGGGCAATCGAAGAGCCGGTGGCGGGTGCGCTGCCGGTCTTTCCCGAAACCCCGCTGGTCATCACCGAAGGCAACTACCTGCTGCTCGACGAGCCCGCATGGCGTGCGGCAGCAGCGCACCTTGACGAAGTCTGGTACCTGCAAGTCGAGACCGGCTTGCGCCTGGAGCGGCTGGCGCAAAGGCACCAGCAATTTGGCCGCAGCCGTGCCGAAGCCCTGGCCTGGATCGCCCAGACCGATGAACCCAACGCGCGCCGCATCGAAGCCTGCCGCACCCGCGCGCACCGCCAGCTTGTCTGGGACACCGCCCATGGTGGCTATGCGTTGATGCGCTGA